The window TaccaagaaaaggaaaatgaaggCGGATGAGGTGCCTCCTCTTAACCAAGAGAAGACATTGATGTTTGTCAAAATGTAAGTTAATGGCAAGCTCATTCgggcaatgatagacacgggtgctacttACAATTACTTAGCCTCAACTCAGGTAGAGCGCCTTGGTCTAGTTGTGAGGAAGGGCAGAGGttgtgtcaaggctatcaactcacctcctCAGCTAGTAGGTGGAATAGCCAAAGGAGTGTCAATAAAGCTTGGTCCTTATGAAGGAAAATTCAACTTGCGTGTAGTGATCATAGATGGATTCGAGTTGATAGTTGGATTGGAATTAATGAGGCAAACTAACACAATTCATGTACCTTATGCAGACGTGCTACTGCTAGTGGGAGCAAACGGGGCCAAGCTTTGCATTATTCCATGCACAACCATAAAAATGGCCGCGAAGAACACCTCGGCCTTGTAGTTGAAGAAGGGAGTCAAAAGACATGAACCTACTTTCCTAGCTACCCTCTATATTGAAAATATTGAACGCTCTTTGGGTCCCATTCATGCACCCATGAAAGAACTGCTAAAGGAGTTTGAAGATGTCATGCAACAATACATGCCAAACCGACTCCCGCCTAGGCacactgtggaccatgagattgagttggtgccgggtaTGAAGCCACGCCCGGGCgccttacagaatgtcacaacctgAACTCACCGAGCTTTAGAGACAGTTGACGGAAATGCAGGACACGGGGATCATTGTGCCCTCCAAGTCCCCTCATGGGTACTCTGTGCtatccaaaagaaacatgatggaaCCCTATGATTCTATGTGGATTATCGGGCTCTAAATAAAATCACTGtaaagaacaagtaccctatCTCTCTAATGGTGGACCTgttcgatagactgggtggtTCTACAGTGTTCACCAAAACAGGCCTAAAGACAGGTTAATGCTAAGTCCGGATTGCTGAGGGAGATCAACACAAGATAACccgtgtgacaagatatgggtcatACGACTTCTTGGTCATGCCATTCGGCTTCAATAATGCTCCAATCACATTTCGCACCCTGATGAACCAAGTATTTCGAGAGTATACTGACAAATTCATAATGGTCTACTTGGATGGCATTGTGGTATATAACAAAACATTGGAGGAGCACCTGGAGCATATGCGGAAGGTCCTAGCTTGATTACGGGAGCACGAATTATATGTGAAGCTATCCAAGTGCGCGTTCGCCCAAAAATatattgacttcctcggacatgtcatcgaggaaagGCAGATCAAGATGGACCAATAGAAGATTCAGGCTGTCATAGATTGGCCGCCGCCTAAGGATATCCATGCCTTTAGGGCATTCCTTATCCTATGCAACTTTTATTGGCGATTTGTGAAAAATAACTCTCTCATTGCATTACCGCTGAAAGAATTCCTAAATAAAGTTAGGCTTTCGGATTAGGGTCCTAGGCGAGCGGAGGCCGCATTGAAagtggctatgtctagtagccccatCTTGACCCTTTCTGATATGGCCAAGCCGTTCGAAGTACAAACAAATGCTTTTGACTATGCTCTGGATGGAGTCTTGCTACAAGAGGGGAACCCAGTTGTGTACGAGAGCCAGAAGTTGAACGATGCAGAACGACGCTACGCCGCTCACGAAAATGAATTATCAGTTGTCGTCCACTGCTTATGCCTTTGGAGTTCGTGGTCAAGACGGACAACACAACTGTTAGTCATTTTatgacccagccaaagctgaatggCCGATACGCCAgatggcaggaactcctagcagaatttcacttcaacctggagtaccgaagtgagAACACTAACCAAGTTGCTGATGCGCTTAGTCGGAGGGCCGACCTAGCATCGGTGTGCCTACTCACCACCCTAAGGGGGAGCAAAATGGCCACCACTATAAAAGACTAGATACAGGATCTAttcatcaaggatcctgctgcatagtatttggttgattttgtAGAACAGGTCAAGACTCGCTAGTTCTACATGGAATATGGGTTCCTGAAAGTGAAAGGGGACTGACTTTATATTCGTAAAGGAAGAGATCTGCGAAGGACTATTCTTCTGGAATGCCACAATATTTTGTAGGCCGGCCAACCAGGTGAAGAATGCACCATGTCGTTGTTGCTCCATGCTTATTATTGTCCTCAAATGGCTGATGATATTGCACAATATGTGAAGACATGCCTAGTATGCCAGAAAGACAAGTCTGACCGCTTGACACAAGCGGGACAATTGGAGCCATTGCTTGTtccaaagagaccttgggaaagcgtgTCACTATATTTCATCACTAAATTGATTAAGGTCGGAGATCTTataactatcttggttgtggtagatCAGTCTTTGAAATATGCTACATTTATAGCAGCCCCAAAATATATATCAGCATAAGATACAGCTCAACTCTTCTTTGCtcatgttgtcaaatattgggcTCTGCCTAAAGACATCGTTAGTGATTGCTACTctcgcttcactagcaacttttggactcagatctttaagtgcctcgggtcCAAGTTGAGCATCAATTCAAGTTTCCATCCGTAAtttgatggccagacggagcggttCAATGGCATGGTGGAGGAATACCTTCGCCATTTTGTTACCTATTCCCaaaagaattgggtgaagcttccgGATGCTGCTCAATTGTGTTTTAATTCACAAAAGATCTCTAGTACAAATAGAAGcaattttgaaattgttaccggacagcaaccgctattCTCACACACTATGAATGCCCCAAACATTTCGAAATCTCCTATAGCCGCTAGCTTCTCGAAAGAACGGAAGCAAAGTTTTGATATAGCGTGGAGCTATCTTGTGAAAGCCCTAAAGTGGATGAAAAAGCATGTTGATCAAAACTgccgctttgttgaataccaagtagggGACAAAGTGATGGTGAAAATACCTAAGCGATACCTGTTTGTAGGGGTctatgaccctcgcctattgcaaaagtACATTGGACCCTTGTCTATTGAGAAGcgtattgggaaagttgcataccagTTGGACACCCCGGCCTGGTGGATGattcatccagtcttccatgtcagagGATCCTTCATGGAGCAAATTCATAATACCCAATATTTGAGGCCCCAATTCAACCGAGAAAAGGCATGTAGAAGCTATTCTCGATGATCGAGTAATTCACGcttcaaggaaagatcaccaagagttATTGGTGAAATGGTAGGATTGTGATACGGAGGAAAATACTTatgagaggggaacaaacctcaaagcctacaagatcCTAATCGATGATTATCTTTCAAGTAAGGCGCCAAGGACGTCGCCAAATCAGacgggggagaatgtcatgggcggctttccagccatgcttcatgaccccttggacgcgccctaTGGCGTCCTAcaagcctcccaatgcctagTGCCATGGACAGCCCCGTAGTCTTAGCCGCACCAAGTGACAAGTGCACTTGTGCCTATGTCTCCCCATTAATATCCCTCACGAGCGCCCAGCCACAGACAAATGCCAACAACGCCTCTTGGCAGGCCATGCCTCGGTGCACGCCAGTTATCAGCGCAATCGACTCATGCCCTTTGGCCAGCGCCGCGCACTCTGACCCTCATTCTAAAGATAAGATTGCCGCCAATGGACCTGCTTTTGATTTGTAGGAATCTAAGTCCTTTTTGTTGTAAAGTAGCTTTACTTCTTGTATTTTCATTATGAGTCTCTAGCTTATTTATGTCAAGTCTTCTAgctttggttttattttttttaagcattattagagGGTATCAAGTAgtcaaactttcaagcaagcaaacaattctctgtattGGTATCTCTCTTTCACGATACCGtgttgcctttctgtaatagctttcattaatgcaatcaagcttttatttcattcttattctcatttctgttctctcaattgctcttgataTTGGTATTCTCATACGGCACTTACAGTCTCGTCTAGCATACGGAGGGGATCCCAGTTGGCGGATAGTAACATCATGGACATCGGTTTCTTAGCATATGTTACCCTTCCAAAATATCTCTGGAAGGCgccaggaaggcgccgcgtaacaatACTTAtgcctaaaaaataaaaaataaagacaaatgcTTAAATGCCGGTAAAGTTTTAGGTTTAGTTGGTGATAGTATGTGGAAGTTTAGCTTTTGCAGAACATTCATATGTTCTTTCCCCTTGAAAAGGAAACGTAGAAAATGCTTGTGCTTTCGAGAAAATGTGCATGGCCAAACACCAGTATATTTGGAAAGGGGAGAGGCAATGACTTATGGTTTCAGAATAgaaaaataatgtaaaaaaaCCTTGTAAGACCGGGGATTCATATGCAAAGATTGGCAATTGGCaaaaaatatggataaaaataaaggATAAAATAATCCGACATGCCTGATTCAGACCAGCGACCTAAGGATTGCTACGATTTCCAACTACAGTCCTCCGCTCTACCAACTGAGCCGAGGACGTATTTTGGACAACCTTCCTAGTAATAGCCTAACAAATACAATACAAGATACAGTATGCAATTTCGTATCTAAAAATAAGTGCATTGTTAAGTATGTATATACATACTAACATATGTTTCCTAATAAAGCCATCAACTTTTGAAGGGAAAGCAAAGATTTCTTTATAAGACGGTATTATAGAAAAACAAAATATTAATAGGATTGGAAAATAAGTTTGAAGATTATATTATACCCCTAGTGAGGAGAAGCTACATGGTttgccaaaaaagaagaagaatataaaTTGAAGAATATTGTTTGAAACAAAATTTCAAGTTATGGAAATTAACTGCAAtaagaaaaataagtaaaataaatttattatttaactaGGTTTACACCCACGCGATTGTTGGGAAAAATAAGGCACAAATAATGTGCACGACAAGGTAGCAGCGGAATAATATCCAAGTATAACTTTTTCAATCTATTTGAACCAAGAGAACACAAACAAATTCAAGCACAAACTTATACAAGAAGAAAGTATATCAACCAACACGAATATGACAAGGCAAAATAATCAAACACACGAGACACAAAATTTTAAGTGGAAAACCTCTTCAACAAGAGTTACAAAAGTTTTTTAAATTGCACACAAAACAAGTGACGAACCAAGAGCAACAATAGAAAAAGATTGCACCAAAATAATTGAAGAGAGGAGAGAAATCACCCCAAACACTAGCTACTATTCACACCTCCAAAACCAAAGCTATAAGCCTCCAAATTAAATCCCCACTATTGAAGTCCAAGAACTAGATGTTGAGAACTCCCAATTTAAATATGAGCACGATGCATTGGTTAACGAGTCGGGAAATACTATTTGAAGTGAGTTGCTTGAGCGGAGATATTTTGGAGTAAAAGAACACACTCAAGGCATCAAAAACGGATGCACCCTTATGCTTTGTATCTTGTTATGTTTTAGACCTAAAACATGTCACATTTATATGCCTTGGTATTAGTGGGCTATTTAAAAAAGTTGGCTAGGTCCAAAGGACACCTTTTAATCCACATAGGAAGGGAAAGACACAAACAAACTCAACAGTTCTCCCCCTCTGACTATGTACATCCCGGCCATCAAGCAAAGTTTTTCAAACTTTTCTCTTGGCAAAGGTTTAGTCAACATATCGGAACCATTATCATCTGGGTGAATCTTCTAAAATTCAAGCATCTTAGAGTCCAACACATCTCCAATCCAACGGTATCTCACGTCAATATGTTTTGACCTACCATGAAATATAGAAGTTTTGCCAAGATGATTAGTACTTTGACTTTCGCAATAAAGCGCATACATCTTTTAAGCAAAGCTAAATTCCCCTAAAAATATTTTCATCCAGAGCAAGTCTTTACAAGCTTCAACGGTAGCAACAAACTCAGGTTATGTAGTAGATAGAGCAACACATTTTTGCAACCTAGATTGCCAAGCCACAACTCCCTCTACAAAGGCAACCAAGTAGCCTGAAGTATACTTGCGAGTATCAACATTACCTGCCATATCTGAATCAGTATAATCACAAAGAATAGGCTtccatgtcccaaaatacaaacTCAGACTAGAAGTCCCAAAAAGATATCTCATTATCCATTTCACTGCATTCTAATGCTCTTTTCCTGGACTAGAAAGAAAACCGGCTAACAATACCAATATCGTGAG is drawn from Nicotiana tabacum cultivar K326 chromosome 9, ASM71507v2, whole genome shotgun sequence and contains these coding sequences:
- the LOC142163905 gene encoding uncharacterized protein LOC142163905, which codes for MVEEYLRHFVTYSQKNWVKLPDAAQLCFNSQKISSTNRSNFEIVTGQQPLFSHTMNAPNISKSPIAASFSKERKQSFDIAWSYLVKALKWMKKHVDQNCRFVEYQVGDKVMVKIPKRYLFVGVYDPRLLQKYIGPLSIEKRIGKVAYQLDTPAWWMIHPVFHVRGSFMEQIHNTQYLRPQFNREKACRSYSR